From a region of the Phaseolus vulgaris cultivar G19833 chromosome 6, P. vulgaris v2.0, whole genome shotgun sequence genome:
- the LOC137832541 gene encoding transcription elongation factor 1 homolog, protein MGKRKAKAKPAPKKRMDKLDTVFSCPFCNHGSSVECRIDMKNLIGEATCGICQESFSTTITALSEAIDIYSEWIDECERVNTVDDDA, encoded by the exons ATGGGGAAAAGGAAGGCAAAGGCAAAGCCTGCTCCAAAGAAACGAATGGATAAGCTTGATACTGTCTTCAGCTGCCCTTTCTGCAATCATGGCAGCAGTGTTGAATGCCGCAT TGACATGAAGAATTTGATAGGAGAAGCTACATGCGGAATATGCCAAGAGAGTTTTAGCACTACCATCACAG CTTTATCAGAGGCAATAGACAT ATATAGTGAGTGGATTGATGAATGTGAAAGGGTGAACACTGTGGATGATGATGCATAG
- the LOC137832542 gene encoding transcription factor VOZ1 gives MKKISKSTCKSASHRLFKDKARNHVDDLQVMFLDLQFARKESRTIDVALLEEQVHQMLREWKAELNEPSPASSLQQGGSLGSFSTDVYRLLQLCEEEDDATSPLVAPKPEPNDQTMQAGARVIVQEGQHEQEFLLLKECKHSAIGVPNMPAHNLDGPALEFHQLEFNKDFDHSFYGGTGFCEEGGGPHISSYLPSVCPPPSAFLGPKCALWDCPRPVQGLDWCQDYCSSFHAALALNEGPPGMTPVLRPGGIGLKDNLLFSALSAKAQGKVVGIPECEGAATAKSPWNAPELFDICVLEGETIREWLFFDKPRRAFESGNRKQRSLPDYSGRGWHESRKQVMNEFGGLKRSYYMDPQPLNLFEWHLYEYEISKCDACALYRLELKLVDGKKSSKARIITGDSVADLQKHMGSLSAEFHSDSNKRSAKGSRTKLGIGGGVYSASNRVALLNAPYQYGLTAPYDFVADNTRDYM, from the exons ATGAAGAAAATTTCCAAGAGCACCTGCAAATCAGCATCACACAGGCTCTTTAAAGACAAGGCAAGGAACCATGTTGATGATCTACAGGTCATGTTCTTGGATCTGCAGTTTGCCAGAAAGGAGAGCCGCACGATTGATGTGGCACTCCTGGAGGAGCAAGTCCATCAAATGCTTCGTGAGTGGAAGGCTGAGCTCAATGAGCCTTCTCCAGCTTCTTCTCTGCAGCAA GGTGGTAGTCTTGGTTCATTCTCGACCGATGTCTATAGGCTGTTGCAGCTCTGTGAGGAGGAAGATGATGCTACTAGTCCATTAGTTGCACCTAAGCCTGAACCTAATGATCAGACTATGCAGGCTGGAGCTAGGGTGATAGTCCAAGAG GGCCAACATGAACAAGAATTCCTATTACTTAAAGAATGCAAACACTCCGCTATAGGAGTTCCCAACATGCCAGCTCACAACTTGGATGGACCTGCTTTAGAATTTCATCAACTTGAATTCAATAAGGACTTCGATCACAGCTTTTACGGTGGTACAGGATTTTGTGAGGAAGGTGGTGGTCCTCATATATCTAGCTATCTTCCAAGTGTGTGTCCTCCTCCTTCTGCTTTCTTAGGCCCAAAATGCGCACTTTGGGACTGTCCAAGACCTGTTCAAGGGTTGGATTGGTGTCAAGATTATTGCAGTAGCTTTCATGCTGCTCTTGCTTTAAATGAAGGACCACCAGGCATGACCCCAGTTCTAAGACCTGGGGGAATAGGACTCAAGGATAATTTACTTTTTTCTGCTCTTAGTGCAAAGGCACAAGGAAAAGTTGTTGGCATCCCAGAATGTGAGGGAGCAGCAACTGCAAAATCTCCATGGAATGCACCTG AACTCTTTGATATTTGTGTTCTGGAGGGTGAGACTATTAGGGAGTGGCTTTTCTTTGATAAGCCTAGAAGGGCATTTGAGAGTGGAAACAGAAAGCAGAGATCGCTGCCGGATTATAGCGGGCGTGGATGGCATGAATCTAGAAAGCAAGTGATGAATGAGTTTGGAGGGCTGAAGAGATCCTATTACATGGACCCTCAACCTCTAAACCTTTTTGAGTGGCACCTTTATGAGTATGAAATTAGCAAGTGTGATGCATGTGCTTTATATCGGTTAGAACTGAAGCTTGTTGATGGGAAAAAGAGCTCAAAGGCAAGGATAATAACAGGTGATTCGGTTGCTGATCTTCAGAAGCACATGGGAAGCCTCTCTGCTGAGTTTCACTCTGATAGTAACAAACGGTCTGCCAAAGGTAGTAGAACCAAGCTTGGCATAGGAGGTGGTGTTTATTCAGCTTCTAACAGAGTTGCTCTACTAAATGCACCTTATCAATACGGCTTAACTGCACCATATGACTTTGTTGCTGACAACACAAGGGACTATATGTGA